The genomic window CGAAGCTACTAGCAGCTTCTACAGCCAAACGCTTGGTGACAGCTTTAGGTAAAACAGATTCTTTGTAAGCTGCATCTTGTGCTTCAAATAAATCCCAAGCACTCAATGAAACTACACGGACTTTCTTACCTTCGGCTGCAAGTTTCTCAGCTGCGGTGACACAGAGGTTCAACTCTGAACCAGTACCCATGAGGATGATATCGGGTGTACCATCGCACTCTACTACTACATATCCACCCTTAGCTACGCCTTCAATCGATGTACCGGCTAAGTTGGGGACATTTTGACGGCTAAACGCCAACAAAGTAGGAGCGTTATTCTTCGCTCTTTCAATTGCGACTTTGTAAGCACCAGAGGTTTCGTTACCGTCGGCGGGGCGAATCACTGTCAGGTTAGGAATCGCACGTAAAGAAGCCAGGGTTTCAATAGGTTGGTGGGTGGGGCCGTCTTCACCTTGTCCGATGGAGTCGTGAGTCATCACCCAAATCGAGCCAGCTAGAGACAGAGCAGATAAGCGGATAGCAGCCCGCATATAATCGGTGAAGATTAAGAAAGTCGCACCGTAGGGAATTAAACCTGAACTGTGCAACGCCATCCCATTACAGATTGCGCCCATACCATGTTCCCGCACACCAAAGTGGATGTTGGGGTTTTGGTATTGTCCTTTCTGGAAGTCGCCCTTACCTTTGATTTCGGTCAGGTTGGAGTGGGTTAAGTCAGCTGAACCACCAATCAGTTCAGGTAAAACCGCCGCCAATTTGTTGAGACAGGTTTCTGAGTGCTTCCGGGTGGGTAATCCTTTATCTTCGGGGGTGTAGGTAGGTAGTACCTTATCCCAACCGTCAGCTAGTTTACCGCTTAGGTAACGCTCAAATTCAGCCGCTTCTTGGGGATACTTAGCCTTGTAGTCAGCAAAGGTTTTGTTCCATTCAGATTCGTAGCCAGCACCGCGTTCTACAGCTTTGCGGGTATGGTTGAGGACATCTTGTGGAATGACAAAAGGTTCATGTTCCCAACCCAAATTTTTACGGGTTAATGCTACTTCGTCTCCACCCAAAGCAGCACCGTGAATACCAGCAGTATTAGATTTATTGGGAGAACCGTAACCG from Nostoc sp. UHCC 0870 includes these protein-coding regions:
- the tkt gene encoding transketolase; the protein is MAVATQSLEELCINSIRFLAVDAIEKAKSGHPGLPMGAAPMAFVLWDRFMRFNPKNPKWFNRDRFVLSAGHGSMLQYALLYLTGYDSVSIEDIKQFRQWESKTPGHPENFMTAGVEVTTGPLGQGIANGVGLAIAEAHLAAKFNKPDAKIVDHYTYVILGDGCNMEGISGEAASFAGHLGLGKLIALYDDNHISIDGSTDVAFTEDVSKRFEAYGWQVLHVENGNTDLDAIHKAIEEAKAVTDKPTMIKVTTTIGYGSPNKSNTAGIHGAALGGDEVALTRKNLGWEHEPFVIPQDVLNHTRKAVERGAGYESEWNKTFADYKAKYPQEAAEFERYLSGKLADGWDKVLPTYTPEDKGLPTRKHSETCLNKLAAVLPELIGGSADLTHSNLTEIKGKGDFQKGQYQNPNIHFGVREHGMGAICNGMALHSSGLIPYGATFLIFTDYMRAAIRLSALSLAGSIWVMTHDSIGQGEDGPTHQPIETLASLRAIPNLTVIRPADGNETSGAYKVAIERAKNNAPTLLAFSRQNVPNLAGTSIEGVAKGGYVVVECDGTPDIILMGTGSELNLCVTAAEKLAAEGKKVRVVSLSAWDLFEAQDAAYKESVLPKAVTKRLAVEAASSFGWHKYIGSEGDTVTIDRFGASAPGGVCLEKFGFSVDNVLATAKKLLG